GATCACTTCGGATTTACCCGACAGATAGGCCCGCACGGCGGCCGAGACACCCACGCCGCCAACAGCCAGCCCCGACAGCCCGATCAGCACCAGAAATGCACCGATCCGGTCAACGAAACGCGCGACACCGGGCGCCCCTTCGCGGGCATCGCGCCACCGCAGACCGCTGTCGCGGAACCTGTCTTGGGCTTCGCCTTCAAGGGTGGCGAGATCGGCATTGGCGGGAAGGGTCAGGCGGTATTGCGTGTGAAACAGCGTGCCCTCGGCGATGAGGCCGGAGTTGGCCAGATCAACGGTGCGCACAATCGTGCGCGGGCCAAGGCCAAAACCCGCCGAGCCGTTATCGGGATAGCGCGTCAGGATCGCGCGCAGGGTGAAATCCTGCGTTCCAAGACGGATGGTATCGCCGACGTTCAGCGCGAGCCGATCAGCCAGCAGCGGTTCGATGACTGCACCGTAATCCGCCAGCGCCTGTGGCAGGGGAATGGGCGGATCAAGCGTGACCGCGCCAACCAGCGGATAGGCGCTATCGACCGCCTTGATCTGCGTCAGCCCCCGTTCGACCGGATCGCGCGGCACCACCAGCATGGAGCGAAAGTCAACGGTTTCAGATACTTGGGTGGCGATGCTGTTCAGCCATGCCAGTTCGTCGTCACGGGCGAACCGGTAGGTAAATTCGACCTCGGCATCCCCCCCCAGCAGGGAGGCACCTTCGGCTGCGAGACCCGCCTCGATTGCGGCGCGCACGGTACCGACGGCGGCAATGGCAGCCACACCCAAGGCAAGGCAGGCAAGGAAAATACGAAATCCGCGCAGTCCGCCGCGCAATTCGCGGCGTGCAAAGCGAAAGGCAAGCGCGAGGCTCATGCAATGCGCCCGTCACGCAGGGAAATCACGCGATCGCACCGGCTGGCGAGTTCCGGCGCATGGGTCACGAGGATCAGGGTTGCACCGTGCCGGTCGCGCAGATCAAACAGCAGGTCGATGATCGCCGCGCCGTTGGTTTCATCCAGATTGCCGGTGGGTTCATCGGCCAGCAGCAGTTTTGGGCGCGGCGCGGCGGCGCGGGCCAGCGCGACGCGCTGTTGTTCCCCGCCCGAGAGCTGGTTGGGGTAATGGCCCGCGCGATCCTGCAAGCCGACAGCGGCCAATTCAGCCTCGGCGCGGGCAAAAGCATCGCGGTGGCCCGCCAGTTCCAGCGGGGTCGCGACATTCTCCAAAGCCGTCATCGTGGGAATAAGGTGGAAGGACTGGAACACCACCCCCATATTATCCCGACGCAGGCGCGCAAGGTTGTCTTCGCCCAAGTGGGTCATATCGCGCCCCAACGCCTGAACTGAACCGCTGGTGGCCTGTTCCAGACCGCCCATGATCATGAGGAGTGACGATTTGCCAGACCCGCTTGGCCCGACCAGCCCCAAAGTTTCCCCGGCGGCCACATCCAGCGAGATGCCGCGCAGGATATCGACCATCCCCGCATTGCCGCGCAAGGACAGGGACACATCATTCAGCGACAGGATCGGTTCGGACATCAGCAAGGGCTTTCAATGGCTTCGCACCTTTGGATATGGGGCAGTGCGGGGGATGCGCAACCTTGGAATTGCCACGATTTTTACCTTTGGCACGTTGGCGCAGGCCGAACCGGTAACAATTGCCGCTTTGGGCGACAGTCTGACGGCGGGCTACGGGTTGGACACCGCGGATGGTCTGGTGCCCCAGCTTGAGGCGTGGTTGCGCGCGAGGGGTGCGGATGTCGTGCTGATCAACGCGGGCGTGTCGGGGGATACGACGGCGGGTGGGCTGTCTCGCGTGGACTGGACCCTGACGCCGGAGGTGGATGGGATGATTGTCACCCTTGGCGGCAATGATTTCCTGCGCGGCATTGATCCGGCGGTGAGCCGTGAAAACCTGCGCGGGATTTTGCAGGCGGCGGCGGATGCCGATGTCGCGGTTCTGTTGATCGGGATCGCTGCGTCCAACAATTACGGCCCGGACTACAAGGCGGATTTTGATGCCATGTATCCTGCGTTGGCCGCGGAATTCGACGTGCAACTGGTGCCGCGCTATTTCCAGGGGTTGCTGGACGCAGCGGGCAGCCGGGAGAAGGTGCGCAATTTCATGCAACGCGACGGGATTCATCCCAATCCGGCGGGTGTGAACGCGATCGTCGAGGCCCTTGGCCCCGAGGTGCTGGCATTTGTTGCGCGTGTTTCCGCGCAGTGATCTGTATGCGGCGTCCAGCCCTGCTAAGCTGGGCGTTCAACGTTTCATTTCAGGGAGAGTTCCATGTCTGTCGCCAAGGTTATTGAAATCATCGCATCCTCGGGCAAGTCGTTTGACGATGCTGTCGAGGAAGGCATCAAAGAGGCCTGCAAAACGCTGAACGGCGTGACCGGTGCGTGGGTCGCCGACCAGAAAGTCACGGTCAAGGACGGCAAGGTCGATGAATACCGCGTTGTCCTGCGCGTGACCTTTGTCTTGAAGGACTGAATGGCAAAGGCGCAGACACGGCGTCTAGCGCATCGCGGCGCGTTTTTGTAAGCCCCGGTAGGTATAACTGGCGCGCACGGCCCCGTCTGCTGCGGCCAGAAATGCCGGGTCTTGCGGCAGGCAGCCGATCCCGCAGATCTGGCTGACGGTCATGGTATCGGTATCGACATACCACAGGCGCCCGCCCGGCGTGGCCACATAGCCATCAATGCCACTCGATTCATCGGTTTCAATATCTATGACTGATGGCACTTCGGAATCGTAATCGCGGCTGAAGGTGCTGTGCGTGTGGAAGGACGCGATCACGGTCAGTTTGATCGGCCAGTTGGGCAGCAGGCAGCTTGCCTCATCACCCTCCATGATCCGGGTGGCACGCAATTCGCCCAAGCGGTTGTAGCCGATATAGCCGCATAATTCGCGGTTTTCGGTGACCGAGCGCGGTTGCAGCTCGGCGAATAAATCCATGATAAAGGCGAGTTCCTCGCCATCACCTGTGGATTCACCGGTGTTGTCCTGTGCGATGGCAGGGCTGGCAATCAGAGCGAGCGGGAGAAGGAATTTCAACATGCACCCAAGTATTCCCGCGCTTTCGGCCGTTGGCAATGGTCCCTTGCCAAAAAGCCGCATGAGACATATTTTAATTTTGGCATATATCTAGGAGACCAAAAATGGCTGGTAAGAAAATCACCTGTCTGTCCTGCGGGCAAACCAACGCCGTGCCGTTTGATAAACTTGCGGCGGGGCCAAAATGCGGGACATGCAAGGCCCCCTTGATGCCCGATGCGCCGGTCGATGTGGATTTGGCGACGCTGGTCAAGGCCGCGCAAACTGACGATGTGCCGCTGGTCGTGGATTTCTGGGCGCCCTGGTGTGGCCCCTGCAAAATGATGGGGCCCGAGTTTGCCAAGGCCGCAAACGCGCTGAAGGGCCAAGCACGGTTGATCAAGCTCGATACTCAGAAACATCAATCCGCAGGCCAGCGCTATGGTATTCGCGGTATCCCGACGATGGTCGCCTTCAAGGGCGGGCGCGAGGTCAAGCGTCAGTCAGGGGCCGTGAGTGCGGGCGCTATTACCGATTGGGTCAAGGGGCTATGAACGCAAAAAGGGGCAGCGCGGTGCTGCCCCTTTTCGTATCTTAGCGATCCCCGAGGGGGCGCGTGATTTAGGCCAGAGCCAGGTTCACGGCGCTTTCGCGACCATCACGGCCAGCTTCGATGTCGAAAGTAACTTTCGCGCCATCAGCCAGACCGGTCATGCCGGAACGCTCGACTGCGGAGATGTGGACGAATACGTCCTTAGAACCGCCTTCGGGCTCGATAAAGCCGAAACCTTTAGTTGAGTTGAACCATTTCACGGTGCCATTAGCCATCGTGTCTTTTCCTTACATAAACGCTGCCCGCGAGAGTGCGGCAGCCTTGGCGTAGTCAGTGCTAGATCGAAGAACTGTAGCCTATGAAGGAAGACAGGGGTCGAGATAGAATAACGTTCGCGAGGGTCATATGGCGACGTTTTGCAGAAAAAGCAAGGGTTTTTGAGTCTGTTGCGGGGTTTGCGCGGATTTGCGCCTTGCCCTTTGGCGCAGCGCAATGCGACATGCGCACAAGGTATTTTGGAAGGATTTGCAGTGCGCTGGGATGAATTGATGGACCGCGCGGGCGGTGTTTGCGAATTTTGCGGCGCGGCGGATGAATTGGCGAGTGTTGACGTAACGGGTGACGATCAAGTGCTGCTTTGCCCCGCCTGCCGCGGTGAGGGTGACGTGCCCGCCGCACACTGGCGCTGCCTTGAGGGCGCGGCCTGGTCCGGCGTGCCATCCGTGCAGATCGCCGTCTGGCGCAAATTGGGCGAGATCGCGGAGGCGTGGGCCAGTGAGGCGCGCGAAGGCATGATGATGGACCCCGACGTGGCCGCGCGCGCCGCCGATACGGGTGCTGCCGAGGTCGTGCATGTGGACAGCAACGGGATGCGGCTGGACCACGGCGACACGGTTGTTTTGATCAAAGACCTACCAGTTAAGGGCGCAGGATTTACCGCGAAACGCGGCACCGCAGTGCGCTCGATCTCGCTGGTGCCGGACAACGCAGGCCACATCGAAGGGCGCATTGAAGGGCAGCGGATTGTTATTCTGACGGAATTCGTAAAGCGCAAGTAGGCGTGGCGGGACAAGTCCCGCCCTACATGGTTTGTTAACCGTATTCGTGTTGGGTTGGATCATGCCCAATTATCGACGCCCGAGTCAGCCGAACGTGCCTGTGTTTTTCACGGTCTGCCTTGCGGATCGGAAATCGACAGCGCTGGTAGATTACATTGAAATCTTGCGGAATGCGGTGCGCGTCACACAGCGCGATCGGTCTTTCGATATCTTTGCATGGGTGGTCCTGCCGGATCATATGCATGCGGTTTGGAAGATGTCGACAGCAGACCCAAATTTTTCCCAACGCTGGGGCCGCATCAAAGCGCGGTTTTCCCGTGACGCCTGTAGGGCGGGACTTGTCCCGCCTGCCCAATCACAACGCGGGCAACTCGGCCCGCCACGGCGCGGTGAAAGTGGCGTCTGGCAACGCCGTTTTTGGGAGCACCACATCCGCGACGCGGCAGATTTGAACGCGCATATCCGGTATTGTCATGTGAATCCGGTGAAGCACGGGTTGGTAGCGCGGCCGGAGGAATGGGCATTTTCGTCGGTGCATCGTGAAATTGCGGCGGGAAGGTGGGTGGCGTGAGGTGGTCAGGGGTAAGGCGGGACAAGTCCCGCCCCACGGAGCTGGTAACAACCTACCGCACAAACTTCTTATGCTTCATCCGTTTCGGTTCCATCGCATCGGCCCCTAACCGGCGTTTCTTGTCTTCTTCGTAGTCTTCAAAGTTGCCCTGGAACCACTCAACGTGGCCTTCGCCCTCAAAAGCAAGGATGTGTGTGCAAATCCGGTCGAGGAAGAAGCGGTCGTGCGAGATGACCACGGCGCAGCCTGCGAAATCGACCAGCGCGTCTTCGAGGGCGCGCAGGGTTTCGACGTCGAGGTCGTTGGTTGGTTCGTCAAGCAGCAGGACGTTTCCGCCTGATTTCAAAAGCTTGGCCATGTGCACGCGGTTGCGTTCGCCGCCCGACAGGATGCCGACCTTTTTCTGCTGATCGCCGCCCTTGAAGTTGAACGCCGAGCAATAGGCGCGCGAATTCATCTGCGCGTCGCCCAGTTGGATAATCTCGCCACCGCTTGAGATTTCTTCCCAGACGGTCGCGTTGGCGTCCAGGGCATCGCGCGATTGATCGACGTAGGAAAGTTGCACGGTGTCGCCCAGTTCAATGGTGCCGGAATCCGGGTCGGACTGGCCTGTCAGCATGGAAAACAGTGTCGATTTCCCGGCGCCGTTGGGGCCGATCACGCCGACGATGCCGCCGGGCGGCAGGTCAAACGACAGGTCTTCGATCAACAGCTTGTCGCCCATGTGTTTGGAGATGCCGTTCACCTCGATCACCTTGTTGCCAAGGCGCTGACCGTTGGGAATGATGATCTGGGCGCGACCCATTTTTTCGCGCTCGGACTGGTTGGCAAGGTCGTTATAGGCGGTGATCCGGGCCTTGGATTTCGCCTGACGGGCCTTGGCGCCCTGACGCATCCATTCAAGTTCGCGCTCAAGGGTTTTCTGCTTGGATTTGTCCTCTTTGGCTTCTTTGGCAAGGCGCTTTGCCTTGGCTTCGAGCCAGCTTGAATAGTTGCCTTCGTGCGGAATGCCTGATCCGCGGTCGAGCTCAAGAATCCATCCGGTGATCGCATCGAGGAAATAGCGGTCGTGCGTAACGATCAGGATTGTGCCTTTGTAATCAATGAGGTGCTGTTGCAGCCAGGCGATCGTTTCGGCGTCAAGGTGGTTGGTCGGTTCGTCAAGCAGCAGCATGTCGGGCGCATCAAGCAGCAGTTTACACAGGGCCACACGGCGCTTTTCACCGCCCGAAAGCGTGGTCACATCGGCATCATCGGGGGGGCAGCGCAGGGCCTCCATGCTGACGTCAATCTGCGCGTCCAGATCCCAAAGGTTCTGCGCGTCGATTTCGTCTTGCAGCCTGGCCATTTCATCAGCGGTTTCGTCGGAATAATTCATTGCCAATTCGTTGTAGCGATCCAGAATGGCCTTTTTCGCGGCGACACCCAGCATGACGTTTTCGCGCACCGTCAGGGCGGCATCGAGTTCCGGTTCCTGCGGCAGATAGCCGACGGTGGCCCCTTCTGCGGCCCATGCCTCGCCCTGAAATTCCTTGTCCTGACCGGCCATGATCCGCATCAGTGTGGATTTACCGGTGCCGTTCACCCCGACCACGCCGATTTTCACGCCGGGCAGGAAGTTGAGGCGGATGTTTTCAAACACCTTCTTGCCGCCGGGATAGGTTTTGGACACGCCGTCCATGAAGTAGACGTATTGATAGCTGGCCATTGGGATTCTCCGTCATTCCGGTTTGATCCGCGTCTAGCGATTCCAACGGTGAGTAGCAATGTGCGCAGGTGACGTCCCTGGCGAAGTGCGGTCTTGCGGTAAAAGTGAAAAGAACCGTTAATGTAGCAATGGCACTTCAATCACGCTGATATTTCAACATGGGCGGCCCATATGGACTGTAATTGCTATCAATCACAACTTTTTCGCGTTTGATGCCGGTTTCGCGGTATGATGATCGGGTCACAGGGCCACAGAAGCCTTGGCACATTTGATCGGAACCAACAGCGACAGGGAACAAAATGTCCAAAAACAAATTGGTGGTCGGCCTTGATGGGTCACCTTCCGGAGAAAAGGCGCTTGCCTATGCCAAGGCGCAGGCGAAACTGATCGGCGACTGTGAAATCATGCTTTGTTTCGTGATCGAGTGGTCGCCGTTTTCGTTCCAGACACCGGAAGAAAACGAGATGCGTCACAAGCGGCGTGAAGAGGAAATCGCCACTGCGAAAGAGCGGGTCATTGATCCGGCGGTCGCGGCGACAAAAAAGGATGGCGTTGCGGCGTCAGGTCTGGTGCGGCACGGCGATGCGGCAGATATTCTGGATGACCTGGCTACGGCAAACGGCGCCTTGCAGATCATCGTAGGCCGGACCGGCGCGCGCGGTCTGAAAGAGCGCATCTTTGGTGGTGTCACGGGGCGACTTGTCGCGACGTCGCAGGTGCCCGTCACAATCATCCCATAATCAGGAGCCGATCATGAAAAAGTATTCAATCGCTTTGGCGGCGACTGCTGCCTTGCTTTCTCCGGTCGCCGCGCTGGCACAAGAGACAGCCGCAAGTTTTGATCAGCGCGTCAACGATGTGTTCGCATCCTCGACGGGTTGGTTTGTGAATCTCATTTTTTCGCCGCTGCCCTTCGAGGTGGCGGGGGCATCATTTCCCTGGATCGTGATGTGGCTTGTGGTGGCCGCGTCGATCTTTACCGTTTATTTCGGCGCGATCCAGGTGCGCGCCTTTGGGCATGCGATCAGCCTTGTGAAAGGTGATTACTCCGATCCCAATGATGCAGGTGAAGTCAGCCACTTTCAGGCGCTGGCGACGGCGCTGTCGGGCACGGTGGGTCTGGGCAATATTGCCGGCGTGGCCGTGGCCGTTGGCATTGGTGGCCCGGGCGCGACATTCTGGATGATCCTTGCGGGCCTTCTTGGGATGGCATCCAAATTCACCGAGTGCACGTTGGGCGTGAAATACCGCAACGAATATGCCGATGGCAGCGTTTCGGGCGGCCCGATGTATTACATGACCAAGGGCTTCAAGGAACGTGGCCTGCCCGGTGGCGCTGTGCTGGCGGTGATCTTTTCGATCTTCACGATCGGTGGCGCGCTGGGTGGCGGAAACATGTTTCAGGCCAATCAGGCCCATGCGCAGATAGCCGGTATTGTCGGCGACTATCCCGGCTGGATTACCGGTGTCGTGTTTGCGGTAGTTGTGTTCATGGTGATTGTCGGCGGTATCAAATCGATTGCGCAGGTGACTGAAAAGGTCGTTCCCTTCATGGGGATCATGTATGTCGCCGCGGCCATCGTGATCCTGTTGGTCAATTATGACCAGATCGGCTGGGCGTTCGGGCAAATCTGGGCGGGTGCGTTTACCGGTCTGGGTGTCGCGGGCGGCTTTGTCGGGGCGTTGATTCAGGGCTTTAAGCGGGCGGCGTTTTCCAACGAGGCCGGCGTGGGGTCTGCGGCCATCGCACACTCGGCTGTGCGCACCAAAGAGCCGGTGACCGAAGGCATCGTGTCGCTACTGGAACCCTTTATCGACACTGTGGTGATCTGCACCATGACTGCACTTGTCATCACGATTTCCGGTGTGCTGGTCGTCGATCAGGCGACGGGCCTTTATGTGCTGACCGAAGCAGGCACGTCGATTCAGACGGCTGACGGGTCTTCGGGCGTGCAATTGACATCGGCGGCCTTTGCCGCGGGCTTTGCATGGTTCCCCTATGTGCTAGCCGTGGCGGTGGTGCTGTTTGCATTCTCGACGATGATCACATGGTCCTATTATGGCCTTAAGGCCTGGACCTATCTGGTGGGTGAGGGCAAGACCAAGGAAAACGTGTTCAAGGTGACCTTCTGTCTGTTCATCGTGGTTGGTGCGGCGGCCCAATTGGGCGCTGTCATCGACTTTTCTGATGCGATGATCTTTGCGATGGCCGTGGTGAACATTACTGCGCTCTATGCCCTGATGCCCATCGTCAAGCGCGAGATGAACAGCTATTTCGACCGGCTCAAGTCGGGCGAGATCAAGAAGTTCGAACACTAGGTTCGCGACGTTTCATTACCCAGTGATCGGGGTGTGCCGGGAAACTGGCGCACCCCTTTTTGTTGGCATTTGACAATGTCCGTTGCGCATGGCCCATTTATCGCATCCCATGAAAGGAAATCCGATGACCTATGTTGCTGCCGCTGATCGCTATGAAAAGATGCCCTATCGCCGTTGCGGTAATTCGGGGCTGAAACTTCCGGCTGTGTCGCTGGGGTTGTGGCATAATTTTGGCCATGATTTTCCGCACCAGACCAAGCGCGAGATTTGCCATGCGGCCTTTGACCACGGGATCACGCATTTTGATCTGGCCAACAATTATGGCCCGCCCCCGGGATCGGCTGAGCATGCGTTCGGGTCGATCATGGCCGAGGATTTCAAGCCTTACCGTGATGAATTGATCATCAGCTCCAAGGCCGGTTACGAGATGTGGGATGGCCCCTATGGCGAATGGGGCAGCCGCAAGTATCTGATTGCGTCCTGTGACCAGTCGTTGAAACGCATGGGGCTGGATTACGTCGATATCTTTTATTCGCACCGTTTTGATCCCGATACCCCGCTTGAGGAAACGATGGGCGCACTGGATTATATCGTGCGCTCGGGGCGTGCGCTTTATGTGGGTATTTCGTCTTACAATTCGGAACGCACCCGTCAGGCCGTGGCGATTTTGCGTGACCTGGGCACGCCCTGCGTCATACACCAGCCGTCCTACAACATGTTGAACCGCTGGGTCGAACGGGACGGCCTGAAAGAAACGCTACGGGAATTGGGTGTCGGCTCGATCGCCTTCACGCCGCTGGCCCAAGGCATGCTGACCAAGAAATATCTGGGTGGCGTCCCCGAGGACAGTCGCGCCGCACAGGACAAATCGCTGGATCAGGGTTTGCTGTCCAAACGCGCGATCACGAATATTCACAAGCTCAATGATATCGCCGCCGGTCGCGGTCAGACATTGGCGCAGATGGCGATTGCCTGGGTGCTGCGCAACGGCGGGATCACCAGCGCGTTGATTGGTGCAAGCAAACCCGAACAGGTAATTGATTGTGCAGGCGCCGTGGCCAACCTGACGTTCAGCGCCGAAGAACTGGCGTTGATTGACGAATATGCCGACGAGGAAAAGATCAACCTTTGGGCCAGTTCGGCCGAGCTGGAAGGATGATCTCGCAGCTTTGCACCTGCGATCTGGACGGGAATGTCACCGTTGTATTGGCCCATGAGGGGCATATCGAGGCTCCGAACTGGCATCCTGATGGGTATCTGATTGTGAATGGCGGCGGGCGCTTGTTTCGCGTTGATCTGGCCGCGCCCGAACTGGTGCAGATTGATACGGGCGCGGCCACAGATTGCAACAATGATCACGGGATTTCGCCCTGTGGCACATTGTTGGTGGTGTCGGACGGGGCGCAAACGGATGGGTCGTGTCTTTATACGTTGCCCGTGGGGGGCGGCGCGCCAAAGCGCGTGACCGCACATGTGCCAAGCTATTGGCACGGTTGGTCGCCCGATGGTGCAAGGCTTGCCTATGTCGGCACCCGCAATGGCCCGTTCGGCGTTTATACGATTGGCATTGACGGGGGCGACGAGACCCTGCTGACGGCGGATTTCGATCATGTGGACGGGCCGGACTACGCGCCGGACGGCAAATGGATATGGTTCAATGGCGAGCGCGATGGCGCGGTCGATTTGTGGCGGATTCCGGCTGATGGCGGCACGCCCGAGCGGATGACGGATGACGCGGCTGTGAATTGGTTTCCCCACCCGTCGCCTGATGGTGAACATGTAGTTTATCTGGCTTATCCGGCAGGCACAAAGGGGCATCCCGCGGGGCTGGATGTGGCGTTGCGGATCATGTCGGCACGTGGCGGGCGATCACGAAAACTGGTCGATCTACACGGCGGCCAAGGCACGATCAACGTGCCAAGCTGGGCCCCCGACAGTGGTGCCTTTGCCTTTGTGCGCTATCTATTCTAAGACGGATGAACCGAATTCTGGGGGCTTTGGTGGGTGAATTTCCGCATGCGCGCGCCGGTCAGGTGATTGGCCTGTTGGGGGGGTCGTTTGACCCGGCCCATAGCGGACACGTGCATATCAGCAAGGCCGCGCTGCAACGCTTTGGGCTGGATCGGGTCTGGTGGCTGGTCAGCCCCGGCAACCCATTGAAAAGGCACGGGCCTGCGCCGCTGAAGGACCGTTTGCAAGCGGCGTGCGCGATGATGCAACACCCGCGCGTGACGGTCACGGGGATCGAGGAACGCCTGGGCACCCGCTATACGGCGCAGACGATCACGGCGTTGCGCGCGCGCTATCCCGGCGTCCGGTTCGTGTGGTTGATGGGTGCTGATAACCTGGCGCAGTTTCACCTTTGGCAGGATTGGGAAAACATCATGGCGCAGGTGCCGGTGGGTGTTCTTGCCCGCCCCGGCGAGCGGATTTCGGCCCGGATGTCCAAAGCGGCTCGGGTCTACGCGTCTGCGCGATTGCCGGGGCGGGCGTCAGAATTATTGGGGCGGTTAGACCCGCCAAAGTGGTGTTTTGTGAACCTTCCGATGAACGCGGCATCGTCGAGTGCGATCCGCGCGCGCGGGGAATGGGGTGAAAAATGATGAAATCTGTTTCCAGACGGGCGTTTTTGGGTGGTGCGATGTCGGCAGTGGCCAGTGTCGCGCTGGCGGATGCGCCGCTGCGGTCCCTGCGCCCTGTGGCGCGAGACAATGCCGCGATTGACCCCGCAAGCCGCGTGTCGCCACTTGCGCGCACTACCACTGCGGAAATGATCGCCGAGGCGAATTTGGGCGGCACTGTTGGCTTTGTTGTGGCGGATATGCGCACGGGAACCGTTTTGGAAAACACCGACGGCGCTGTTTCGCTGCCACCGGCGAGCGTGGCCAAGGCTGTCACGGCGCTATATGCGCTTGACAGGCTGGGGCCAGCGCATCAATTCCAAACACGCATAATTGCTAATGGAGTCGTTTCAGACGGTATTCTGAATGGTAACTTGATATTGGCAGGTGGTGGCGATCCGATCCTGTCAACCGATCATCTGGCTGAGATGGCCGCGCAACTGAAGGAAACCGGCCTGCGCGAAGTGCGTGGCAAGTTTCAGGTCTGGGGCGGTGCGCTGCCCTATATCAATGAAATCGAACCGGGGCAGTTGGACTATTTGAGTTATAATCCGGCGCTGTCGGGCCTGAACCTGAATTTCAACCGGGTGCATTTTGAATGGGCGCGATCAGGTGGGGACTATCGCGTGACGATGGAGGCCCGCAGCGAGCGCTACCGCCCTGGCGTGGGCATGGCGCGGATGCGGGTCGTCGGGGGCAGCGGACCGGTCTTTGCCTATGCCGATGGCGGCGGATATGACGACTGGAGCGTGGCGCGCAGTGCGCTTGCCGATGGTGGCGCGCGCTGGTTGCCGGTGCGCAAACCGGCCCTTTATGCGGGAGATGTATTTGCCACTTTGGCGCGCGCGCAAGAGATTGCGCTGGCCGCGCCCGAAGTGATTGACGATCTGCCGGATGGCGATGTTCTGGTCACCTATGGGTCTGATGCGCTGCGCGACGTACTGCATGATATGTTGGAGTATTCGACGAACCTGACGGCCGAAGTTGCCGGGCTGGCCGCGACGCAGGCGGATGGCAACGGCGTGGCCACACACGCTGGATCGGCGCGCGCGATGGGGCGCTGGCTGGCGGAAAAGCACGGGGCGCGGGCCGATTTTGCCGATCATTCGGGGCTTAGTGATGCGTCCAGAATTAGCGCGCTGGAGATGGTGCAGGTGCTTGTGTCGCGCGCAAGCGGGCCGTTGCGTCCGATCCTCAAGGACATTGCGATGGTTGATGAAGAACGCAACGTCCTGCCGGATCATCCGGCGACGGTGGTGGCAAAAACCGGCACGTTGAATTTCGTGAGCTGCCTTGCGGGCTATGTGCGCACGGCGGGCGGCACCGATCTGGCCTTTGCGATTTTCGCTGCCGATCTTGACCGGCGCGCAGCGGCCAAGGCCCGCGGTGACGAGGTGCCAGAAGGAGCCATAGGTTGGAACCGGCGCGCCAAACGGTTACAGCAACGCCTGTTGCAGCGTTGGGGGCTGGTTTACGCTGGCTAAAGCGTCAAATGGCGCGCGCGCGAGCCGCGTTCAATCGCAGCGGCGTGCAGGCGGTCGATGTTCAACTCGTAGCGGATTTCTTCCAGCATACGGCCTTCGGGGT
This portion of the Octadecabacter sp. SW4 genome encodes:
- a CDS encoding sodium:alanine symporter family protein translates to MKKYSIALAATAALLSPVAALAQETAASFDQRVNDVFASSTGWFVNLIFSPLPFEVAGASFPWIVMWLVVAASIFTVYFGAIQVRAFGHAISLVKGDYSDPNDAGEVSHFQALATALSGTVGLGNIAGVAVAVGIGGPGATFWMILAGLLGMASKFTECTLGVKYRNEYADGSVSGGPMYYMTKGFKERGLPGGAVLAVIFSIFTIGGALGGGNMFQANQAHAQIAGIVGDYPGWITGVVFAVVVFMVIVGGIKSIAQVTEKVVPFMGIMYVAAAIVILLVNYDQIGWAFGQIWAGAFTGLGVAGGFVGALIQGFKRAAFSNEAGVGSAAIAHSAVRTKEPVTEGIVSLLEPFIDTVVICTMTALVITISGVLVVDQATGLYVLTEAGTSIQTADGSSGVQLTSAAFAAGFAWFPYVLAVAVVLFAFSTMITWSYYGLKAWTYLVGEGKTKENVFKVTFCLFIVVGAAAQLGAVIDFSDAMIFAMAVVNITALYALMPIVKREMNSYFDRLKSGEIKKFEH
- the mgrA gene encoding L-glyceraldehyde 3-phosphate reductase → MTYVAAADRYEKMPYRRCGNSGLKLPAVSLGLWHNFGHDFPHQTKREICHAAFDHGITHFDLANNYGPPPGSAEHAFGSIMAEDFKPYRDELIISSKAGYEMWDGPYGEWGSRKYLIASCDQSLKRMGLDYVDIFYSHRFDPDTPLEETMGALDYIVRSGRALYVGISSYNSERTRQAVAILRDLGTPCVIHQPSYNMLNRWVERDGLKETLRELGVGSIAFTPLAQGMLTKKYLGGVPEDSRAAQDKSLDQGLLSKRAITNIHKLNDIAAGRGQTLAQMAIAWVLRNGGITSALIGASKPEQVIDCAGAVANLTFSAEELALIDEYADEEKINLWASSAELEG
- a CDS encoding TolB family protein → MISQLCTCDLDGNVTVVLAHEGHIEAPNWHPDGYLIVNGGGRLFRVDLAAPELVQIDTGAATDCNNDHGISPCGTLLVVSDGAQTDGSCLYTLPVGGGAPKRVTAHVPSYWHGWSPDGARLAYVGTRNGPFGVYTIGIDGGDETLLTADFDHVDGPDYAPDGKWIWFNGERDGAVDLWRIPADGGTPERMTDDAAVNWFPHPSPDGEHVVYLAYPAGTKGHPAGLDVALRIMSARGGRSRKLVDLHGGQGTINVPSWAPDSGAFAFVRYLF
- a CDS encoding nicotinate-nucleotide adenylyltransferase yields the protein MVGEFPHARAGQVIGLLGGSFDPAHSGHVHISKAALQRFGLDRVWWLVSPGNPLKRHGPAPLKDRLQAACAMMQHPRVTVTGIEERLGTRYTAQTITALRARYPGVRFVWLMGADNLAQFHLWQDWENIMAQVPVGVLARPGERISARMSKAARVYASARLPGRASELLGRLDPPKWCFVNLPMNAASSSAIRARGEWGEK
- a CDS encoding D-alanyl-D-alanine carboxypeptidase/D-alanyl-D-alanine-endopeptidase, whose translation is MMKSVSRRAFLGGAMSAVASVALADAPLRSLRPVARDNAAIDPASRVSPLARTTTAEMIAEANLGGTVGFVVADMRTGTVLENTDGAVSLPPASVAKAVTALYALDRLGPAHQFQTRIIANGVVSDGILNGNLILAGGGDPILSTDHLAEMAAQLKETGLREVRGKFQVWGGALPYINEIEPGQLDYLSYNPALSGLNLNFNRVHFEWARSGGDYRVTMEARSERYRPGVGMARMRVVGGSGPVFAYADGGGYDDWSVARSALADGGARWLPVRKPALYAGDVFATLARAQEIALAAPEVIDDLPDGDVLVTYGSDALRDVLHDMLEYSTNLTAEVAGLAATQADGNGVATHAGSARAMGRWLAEKHGARADFADHSGLSDASRISALEMVQVLVSRASGPLRPILKDIAMVDEERNVLPDHPATVVAKTGTLNFVSCLAGYVRTAGGTDLAFAIFAADLDRRAAAKARGDEVPEGAIGWNRRAKRLQQRLLQRWGLVYAG